In one window of Mesorhizobium sp. B2-1-1 DNA:
- a CDS encoding MaoC family dehydratase: MAGLYLEEFVVGHVFQHTLRKTVTESDNMLFSVMTLNPQPLHIDFDFAARSEWGKPLVNSLFTLGLMIGISVNDITVGTTVANLGMKETVFPHPVFHGDTIRVETTVVSVRESRSKPDRGIVEFEHRAYNQNGDLVAKCTRQAMMLKKVA, translated from the coding sequence ATGGCTGGGCTTTATCTCGAGGAGTTCGTCGTCGGCCATGTCTTCCAGCACACGCTGCGCAAGACTGTCACCGAAAGCGACAACATGCTGTTCTCGGTGATGACGCTGAACCCGCAGCCGCTGCATATCGACTTCGATTTCGCCGCCAGGAGCGAATGGGGCAAGCCGCTGGTCAACTCGCTGTTCACGCTCGGCCTGATGATCGGCATTTCGGTTAACGACATCACCGTTGGTACGACGGTCGCCAATCTCGGCATGAAGGAAACGGTGTTTCCGCATCCGGTCTTCCATGGCGACACCATCCGCGTCGAGACCACTGTCGTCTCGGTGCGCGAATCCAGGTCGAAGCCCGATCGCGGCATCGTCGAGTTCGAACATCGGGCCTATAACCAGAACGGCGACCTCGTCGCCAAATGCACGAGACAGGCCATGATGCTGAAGAAGGTAGCCTGA
- a CDS encoding DUF2336 domain-containing protein, whose translation MVVVSHFLKWIYTARVSERAAAASALARAYVDAELPFEDRCAAEAALTLLLDDASSKVRLAMAEALSMSHHAPPQIISALASDQPEVAGVVLTRSPLLTDADLIDRVASGPKATQKLIADRPLVSMALSAAIAEIGEAEACAVLLANSGADVASLSFRRMAERHGHLPLVREALISDSRLPADCRHMLLVKLGEMLKTSPLVMALMGAARADRVMRDACVKACVTLIESTRQEEHAALIEHLRLRGDLTASFLIRTIAHGKVDFFGSALVALSQQSAQRVRALLAGGHDVALQALFRSAGLAAATHAVILRALKIWREVANGKRVAGVQEVSWLMLKELGGQSAEGDLAALIKSIHLAALRENARGHALAIAAA comes from the coding sequence ATGGTTGTTGTCTCGCATTTCCTGAAATGGATCTACACGGCCAGGGTGTCGGAGCGCGCCGCGGCGGCAAGCGCGCTCGCCCGCGCCTATGTCGACGCGGAATTGCCGTTCGAGGATCGCTGCGCCGCCGAGGCGGCGCTGACCTTGCTGCTCGACGACGCATCGTCGAAGGTACGGCTGGCGATGGCCGAGGCGCTGTCCATGAGCCATCACGCACCGCCCCAGATCATCAGCGCGCTTGCTTCCGACCAGCCGGAAGTCGCCGGCGTCGTGCTGACGCGATCGCCACTGCTTACCGACGCAGACCTGATCGATCGCGTGGCTTCAGGTCCGAAGGCGACGCAAAAACTGATCGCCGATCGGCCATTGGTCTCGATGGCGCTGTCGGCGGCTATCGCAGAGATCGGCGAGGCGGAGGCCTGCGCCGTGCTTTTGGCCAACAGCGGGGCCGATGTCGCTTCGTTGAGTTTTCGCCGCATGGCCGAGCGCCACGGCCATCTGCCGCTGGTGCGCGAGGCGCTTATATCGGATTCACGCCTGCCCGCCGACTGCCGGCACATGCTGCTCGTCAAGCTCGGTGAGATGCTCAAGACCTCGCCGCTGGTCATGGCCTTGATGGGAGCCGCCCGGGCCGACCGCGTCATGCGCGACGCCTGCGTTAAGGCCTGCGTGACGCTGATCGAGAGCACGCGCCAGGAAGAGCATGCAGCACTGATCGAGCATCTCAGGCTGCGCGGCGATCTCACCGCGAGCTTCCTCATCCGCACCATCGCGCATGGCAAGGTCGACTTCTTCGGCTCGGCGCTGGTCGCGCTCAGCCAGCAGTCCGCCCAAAGAGTGAGGGCGCTGCTGGCCGGCGGACACGACGTGGCCTTGCAGGCGCTGTTCCGCAGTGCCGGCCTGGCTGCCGCCACGCACGCGGTCATCTTGCGCGCGCTGAAAATCTGGCGAGAGGTCGCCAACGGCAAGCGCGTCGCCGGCGTGCAGGAAGTCAGCTGGCTGATGCTGAAGGAATTGGGCGGACAGTCCGCGGAAGGCGATCTCGCCGCGCTGATCAAGTCGATCCATCTCGCTGCGTTGCGTGAAAATGCGCGCGGCCATGCGCTGGCGATCGCAGCCGCTTAG
- a CDS encoding nucleotidyltransferase family protein, protein MPIEIRPLIDEIRIRMNPDSIWLFGSRARGDNRPDSDWDILVALPDDARPELLDPLIGWTIQHEIGIPATILSTTSGALAASWDSRNTIAYDIARDGRRLDV, encoded by the coding sequence GTGCCGATCGAGATCAGGCCGCTGATCGATGAAATCAGGATCCGCATGAATCCCGATTCTATTTGGCTGTTTGGAAGCCGAGCACGCGGCGACAATCGACCTGACAGCGACTGGGATATCCTCGTGGCTTTGCCAGATGATGCCAGACCAGAACTTCTCGACCCACTCATTGGCTGGACCATTCAGCACGAAATCGGAATTCCGGCGACAATCCTTTCCACGACATCGGGCGCTTTGGCTGCAAGTTGGGATTCGCGAAATACGATCGCGTATGACATCGCTCGGGACGGACGTCGATTAGATGTCTGA
- a CDS encoding HEPN domain-containing protein yields MSDQWTIASALRLANGCMSDARILVATGSRNAAYLSQQAVEQIIRALATSEAIHIERHDAHQLDKILRRFPDDHAEKTALGSLVWLEAYATTFRYTLPSGQIPRAPDREKLQKAIDDIAALISRAAGHFKVDLADDAKPAQAVTPMRRSKPR; encoded by the coding sequence ATGTCTGATCAGTGGACTATCGCCAGCGCGCTTCGGTTGGCGAACGGCTGTATGAGTGATGCGCGTATTCTGGTCGCAACAGGGTCTCGCAACGCCGCTTATCTCAGCCAACAGGCCGTTGAGCAGATCATCAGGGCGCTGGCGACGTCGGAGGCCATTCACATCGAACGTCATGATGCACACCAACTCGACAAGATTCTAAGACGCTTTCCGGACGACCACGCCGAGAAAACGGCGTTGGGATCACTCGTTTGGCTGGAGGCTTATGCCACCACTTTCAGATATACATTGCCTTCGGGCCAGATACCTCGTGCGCCTGACAGGGAAAAACTTCAGAAAGCCATCGACGATATCGCAGCCCTTATCTCGCGGGCCGCGGGGCACTTCAAAGTCGATCTTGCCGATGATGCAAAGCCCGCCCAAGCAGTGACGCCCATGCGCAGGTCCAAACCGCGTTGA
- a CDS encoding FUSC family protein, translating to MSWQRLKDYFEAALAGLTQPTRSDWIFALRTVSAGLIALMAAYALKLDHPQWAMMTVFIVAQPVAGMVLAKGFYRLLGTLAGGAAAIAITTVFGTNPWVLVTVLALWIGICTFVSSLLRNPEAYGAALAGYTAMIIGLPAFGQPHLVVDLAVARCAEIVLGIVCAGLTSRLILPKLASEAIISRLKRSILDLATYAGGAFSGGDTAMLSGLHRKLVADTQTLAEMRAYARLEAPSFAPRAHPVRRTIGQLLSALSAARALHSHAAPKNAALIPVRSELQALVTEMAATPGALDDTAPWLARLDAIGAKATQMPEALADQDDDRVGTVTRLTIAADFAEALKQALRGLDALRAPVARPSRERRPPALVVHRDYHGASRNAVRAALATLLVAAFWLTTRWSEAAGTVILVAVVSSLFAARPDPVRVAWGFFQGTLLALPFAFLVGQIALPVFPGFGWFMLFVVPILVPAALAMANPRYVGVATAFAINFLAFLSPHQAMTYDPGPFFAGSASILVGILLAIGVFIIVLPADPWLAAHRIVRAMREDLARLCLHERVPRRSAFESLAYDRINQLMPLVQTSGRKGEAVLGGSVAAVTVGLEVLRLRGAQQAHAVPAETTLSIANFLRGLARELLFRAPGDPQTSTIAVARQYAAGIAQRNATGEMLQIAASLRIIAAAMEDFPDFFSRGRA from the coding sequence GTGAGCTGGCAACGGCTGAAAGACTATTTCGAAGCGGCTCTTGCCGGGCTGACACAGCCGACCCGGTCGGACTGGATCTTCGCCTTGCGCACGGTCTCGGCCGGCCTGATCGCGCTTATGGCCGCCTACGCCCTCAAGCTCGATCACCCGCAATGGGCGATGATGACGGTGTTCATCGTTGCCCAGCCGGTCGCCGGCATGGTGTTGGCGAAAGGCTTTTATCGGTTGCTCGGCACGCTGGCGGGCGGTGCTGCCGCAATTGCCATCACCACTGTCTTCGGCACGAATCCCTGGGTGCTGGTGACGGTGCTTGCCCTATGGATCGGCATTTGCACCTTCGTGTCGTCGCTGCTGCGCAACCCGGAAGCTTACGGAGCGGCGCTGGCCGGCTACACCGCGATGATCATCGGCTTGCCGGCGTTTGGCCAGCCGCATCTCGTCGTCGACCTCGCGGTCGCGCGCTGTGCCGAGATCGTACTCGGCATTGTCTGCGCCGGCCTGACCAGTCGGCTGATCCTGCCCAAATTGGCCAGCGAGGCCATCATCTCGCGGCTGAAGCGCAGCATTCTCGACCTTGCCACCTATGCCGGCGGCGCCTTTTCCGGTGGCGACACGGCAATGCTTTCCGGCCTGCACCGGAAGCTGGTCGCTGACACCCAGACGCTCGCCGAGATGCGCGCCTATGCCAGGCTGGAGGCCCCGAGCTTCGCGCCGCGCGCCCATCCGGTCCGGCGCACCATCGGACAACTGCTTTCAGCCCTGTCCGCGGCCCGCGCGCTGCATTCACACGCCGCACCGAAGAACGCGGCGCTCATTCCGGTGCGCTCGGAGCTGCAAGCCCTCGTCACTGAAATGGCGGCGACGCCGGGCGCGCTCGACGACACGGCGCCCTGGCTGGCACGGCTCGACGCGATCGGCGCCAAAGCGACGCAAATGCCCGAGGCCTTGGCTGACCAGGACGACGACAGGGTCGGCACCGTCACCCGGCTCACCATCGCCGCCGATTTTGCCGAAGCGCTGAAACAGGCGCTGCGCGGCCTCGATGCCTTGCGTGCGCCCGTCGCGCGGCCTTCACGCGAACGCAGGCCCCCGGCGCTGGTGGTACATCGCGATTATCACGGGGCGAGCCGCAACGCGGTCCGCGCCGCGCTTGCAACGCTGCTGGTCGCCGCTTTCTGGCTGACGACGAGATGGTCGGAAGCCGCCGGCACGGTCATTCTGGTTGCCGTCGTGTCGAGCTTGTTTGCCGCCCGCCCCGATCCGGTGCGGGTAGCCTGGGGGTTCTTCCAGGGAACGCTGTTGGCTCTGCCCTTTGCCTTTCTCGTCGGCCAGATCGCGCTTCCCGTTTTTCCTGGTTTCGGCTGGTTCATGCTGTTCGTCGTACCGATCCTGGTGCCGGCGGCGCTCGCCATGGCCAATCCCCGCTATGTCGGCGTGGCGACGGCCTTCGCCATCAATTTTCTTGCTTTCCTCAGCCCGCACCAGGCGATGACCTACGACCCGGGCCCGTTCTTCGCCGGCTCGGCCTCGATCCTGGTCGGCATCCTTTTGGCAATCGGCGTCTTCATCATCGTGCTGCCCGCCGACCCATGGCTCGCGGCGCACCGCATCGTGCGGGCCATGCGCGAGGATCTGGCGCGGCTTTGCCTGCACGAGCGCGTGCCGAGGCGTTCGGCCTTCGAGAGCCTCGCCTATGACCGCATCAACCAATTGATGCCGCTGGTGCAGACCAGCGGCAGGAAGGGTGAAGCGGTTCTGGGCGGCAGTGTCGCCGCCGTCACCGTCGGTCTGGAGGTCCTGCGGCTGCGTGGCGCACAGCAGGCGCACGCCGTTCCGGCCGAGACGACGCTTTCGATCGCCAACTTCCTGCGTGGACTGGCACGCGAACTGCTCTTCCGCGCCCCGGGCGATCCGCAGACATCCACCATTGCCGTCGCCCGGCAGTATGCCGCCGGCATCGCCCAGCGAAACGCCACTGGTGAAATGCTCCAGATCGCGGCGTCACTACGGATTATCGCGGCGGCGATGGAGGATTTTCCGGATTTTTTTTCCAGGGGCAGAGCTTAG